One genomic region from Drosophila subpulchrella strain 33 F10 #4 breed RU33 chromosome 2R, RU_Dsub_v1.1 Primary Assembly, whole genome shotgun sequence encodes:
- the LOC119551086 gene encoding WAS/WASL-interacting protein family member 1 isoform X3 produces MAIPPPPGPPPPPGPPPPPAMGGLKLGGKGGGGADPRSALLSSIQKGTKLKKTTTVDKSGPALSGKVCGEGGGGAGVGAGSKRTLNNNTSTSNHNNSSSSNGLGNGTPKLGGLFEGLSQMPKLKPVNGIRAPSAGLTATSKSTTNSPAQQRSNSPPAATTTLSASNGPMDFNMELTKHLTLKRQKQQQQPPQPPTNNTHINATEANLRTNRGPPPQPPKATNSSDSILERMNIPRTAPTPSFAANSSVKAASPTLSDSGSNGSGSGGGSGSVKSKAANLNISLGNSFVNSSKTTTSASTTSLNFSQTYSMGSMRSLAPNKSTLFGSSGSSGSSSGSGSGGGYATVQKSSPPSTADSTPSVTPTPPPLQQPMKPAISFGKPNFAPKPPGLNQLALANGQQRPAVTRHHSMKSPRSPPAVGSVNGPVFTTQQHLGTMRGPLQFHGSESSHNTSAGSMRCAPNPPKSRPSVKPPPPPTPARSFSNSNLNNIGGSTPFSAVNTALIQSSSTTSQAPSPPITQPPSSSSSSSSVAALRDQFRGGAGMSNGAPSPPLPPTPAPTSNSSSATASPKSLQRDNVKPIILNGGPLNPPAPPPHRSCPPPPPPQRQSSNQDRVRRWMCKTLYSIKKIILIERRAKHGGQPVKVIKMLMLNSKRNSGSGSGSAPVPPQRHSSIRPNAPSTPPTHMANSSHQFGSSSGLSSGSGSGGATAASVGRLVNDLETKFGKRFHNVTEFPKPPPFLNIQKVYPSRTFKATNATGTSNVNNNNSTVASNNNTTTNPNPGASGGGGGGAPAPPVLKPAYAPLKKHRAPAPPPQAGVAAATVSVIRQSSFLYGGAAGGSGGSSSIRPQSQPAGIGPRNSTVY; encoded by the exons ATGGCTATACCGCCACCACCGGgaccaccgccgccgccagGACCTCCACCGCCGCCGGCGATGGGTGGCCTTAAACTGGGCGGCAagggaggaggaggagcagatCCGCGATCGGCCCTGCTCAGCTCGATCCAGAAGGGAACCAAGCTGAAGAAGACCACCACGGTGGACAAGAGTGGGCCGGCGCTGTCGGGCAAGGTGTGTGGAGAAGGCGGAGGTGGAGCGGGGGTGGGAGCTGGATCCAAGCGAACCCTCAACAACAacaccagcaccagcaaccACAACAATAGCAGTAGCAGCAATGGCCTTGGCAATGGAACCCCCAAATTGGGAGGCCTGTTCGAAGGTCTCTCTCAAATGCCAAAGCTGAAGCCCGTCAACGGCATTCGCG CGCCATCCGCCGGTTTAACAGCAACATCGAAGTCCACAACGAACTCACCGGCTCAGCAGCGGAGCAATAGCCCACCAGCCGCGACGACCACCTTGAGTGCCAGCAACGGACCCATGGACTTCAACATGGAGCTCACCAAGCACTTGACGCTGAAGCGccagaagcagcagcaacaaccacCCCAGCCGCCGACCAACAACACACATATCAATGCAACAGAAGCCAATCTGAGAACAAACCGAGGACCACCACCGCAACCGCCAAAG GCGACCAACTCGAGTGATTCCATCTTGGAGCGCATGAACATCCCCCGCACAGCGCCGACCCCCTCCTTCGCCGCCAACTCCAGCGTTAAAGCGGCATCGCCCACGCTTTCCGACAGCGGCAGCAACGGCAGCGGGAGTGGAGGTGGAAGTGGAAGCGTCAAGAGCAAGGCGGCCAACCTGAA TATCTCGTTAGGCAATAGTTTTGTAAATAGTTCAAAAACAACAACGAGTGCCTCGACCACGTCCCTGAACTTCAGTCAAACGTACTCGATGGGATCGATGCGCAGTCTGGCGCCCAACAAATCCACATTGTTCGGTAGTAGCGGTTCAAGTGGTTCTAGTTCCGGGTCGGGTTCTGGTGGTGGATATGCAACAGTTCAGAAGTCCTCACCTCCGTCGACGGCCGACAGCACGCCCTCGGTGACGCCCACTCCGCCACCGCTGCAGCAGCCGATGAAGCCGGCCATCAGCTTCGGCAAGCCCAACTTTGCTCCGAAGCCACCGGGCCTCAATCAACTAGCGCTGGCCAACGGACAGCAGCGTCCGGCGGTGACCAGGCACCACAGCATGAAGTCGCCCAG ATCTCCGCCCGCGGTGGGCAGTGTCAATGGTCCTGTGTTCACCACCCAGCAGCATTTGGGCACAATGCGTGGTCCACTGCAGTTCCATGGCAGCGAATCCAGCCACAACACCAGCGCCGGCAGCATGCGATGTGCCCCCAACCCGCCAAAGT CCCGCCCATCGGTCAAGCCGCCACCACCGCCCACGCCTGCTCGCAGTTTCTCCAACAGCAATCTAAACAACATCGGAGGATCCACCCCATTCAGTGCGGTGAACACTGCTCTCATCCAGAGCTCGTCCACCACTTCACAGGCTCCTTCGCCGCCAATCACCCAGCCGCCATCCtcctccagcagcagcagcagcgtgGCTGCATTGCGCGACCAATTCCGAGGAGGCGCTGGCATGTCCAATGGGGCACCTTCGCCACCACTGCCGCCGACGCCTGCTCCCACCTCCAATTCTTCCTCGGCCACCGCCAGTCCCAAGTCCTTGCAGCGCGACAATGTCAAACCGATTATCCTAAATGGAGGTCCTCTCAATCCGCCGGCGCCACCACCACACCGCAGCTGCCCACCTCCGCCGCCTCCACAGCGACAGTCGAGCAAT CAGGACCGAGTGAGGCGCTGGATGTGCAAGACGCTGTACTCGATAAAGAAGATAATCCTCATAGAGCGCAGAGCGAAGCACGGTGGCCAGCCAGTCAAGGTTATCAAAATGCTGATGCTTAACAGCAAGCGCAAC AGTGGCTCCGGATCGGGATCGGCGCCAGTTCCACCGCAGCGTCACTCCTCCATCAGGCCCAACGCCCCATCGACGCCACCCACGCACATGGCCAACTCCTCGCACCAGTTTGGCAGCAGCTCGGGATTGTCgtcgggatcgggatcgggagGAGCAACTGCAGCCAGCGTGGGTCGCCTGGTCAACGACTTGGAGACCAAGTTCGGCAAGCGGTTCCACAACGTCACCGAGTTCCCCAAGCCGCCGCCGTTTctaaatatacaaaaagtCTATCCTAGTCGCACGTTTAAGGCCACCAATG CGACCGGAACCAGCAATgtgaacaacaacaacagcacgGTGGCCAGTAACAACAATACGACCACGAATCCCAATCCTGGAGCgtcaggaggaggaggaggaggagcaccGGCACCTCCAGTCCTGAAGCCGGCGTACGCACCACTGAAGAAGCACCGGGCACCGGCACCACCGCCTCAGGCGGGCGTGGCAGCCGCCACGGTGTCAGTCATCCGGCAGTCGAGTTTCCTCTACGGCGGAGCAGCAGGTGGTTCCGGGGGCTCCAGCAGCATACGACCGCAGTCCCAGCCGGCGGGAATTGGGCCACGCAACTCCACGGTCTACTGA
- the LOC119551086 gene encoding WAS/WASL-interacting protein family member 1 isoform X5: MAIPPPPGPPPPPGPPPPPAMGGLKLGGKGGGGADPRSALLSSIQKGTKLKKTTTVDKSGPALSGKVCGEGGGGAGVGAGSKRTLNNNTSTSNHNNSSSSNGLGNGTPKLGGLFEGLSQMPKLKPVNGIRAAPSAGLTATSKSTTNSPAQQRSNSPPAATTTLSASNGPMDFNMELTKHLTLKRQKQQQQPPQPPTNNTHINATEANLRTNRGPPPQPPKATNSSDSILERMNIPRTAPTPSFAANSSVKAASPTLSDSGSNGSGSGGGSGSVKSKAANLKSPPAVGSVNGPVFTTQQHLGTMRGPLQFHGSESSHNTSAGSMRCAPNPPKSRPSVKPPPPPTPARSFSNSNLNNIGGSTPFSAVNTALIQSSSTTSQAPSPPITQPPSSSSSSSSVAALRDQFRGGAGMSNGAPSPPLPPTPAPTSNSSSATASPKSLQRDNVKPIILNGGPLNPPAPPPHRSCPPPPPPQRQSSNQDRVRRWMCKTLYSIKKIILIERRAKHGGQPVKVIKMLMLNSKRNSGSGSGSAPVPPQRHSSIRPNAPSTPPTHMANSSHQFGSSSGLSSGSGSGGATAASVGRLVNDLETKFGKRFHNVTEFPKPPPFLNIQKVYPSRTFKATNATGTSNVNNNNSTVASNNNTTTNPNPGASGGGGGGAPAPPVLKPAYAPLKKHRAPAPPPQAGVAAATVSVIRQSSFLYGGAAGGSGGSSSIRPQSQPAGIGPRNSTVY; encoded by the exons ATGGCTATACCGCCACCACCGGgaccaccgccgccgccagGACCTCCACCGCCGCCGGCGATGGGTGGCCTTAAACTGGGCGGCAagggaggaggaggagcagatCCGCGATCGGCCCTGCTCAGCTCGATCCAGAAGGGAACCAAGCTGAAGAAGACCACCACGGTGGACAAGAGTGGGCCGGCGCTGTCGGGCAAGGTGTGTGGAGAAGGCGGAGGTGGAGCGGGGGTGGGAGCTGGATCCAAGCGAACCCTCAACAACAacaccagcaccagcaaccACAACAATAGCAGTAGCAGCAATGGCCTTGGCAATGGAACCCCCAAATTGGGAGGCCTGTTCGAAGGTCTCTCTCAAATGCCAAAGCTGAAGCCCGTCAACGGCATTCGCG CAGCGCCATCCGCCGGTTTAACAGCAACATCGAAGTCCACAACGAACTCACCGGCTCAGCAGCGGAGCAATAGCCCACCAGCCGCGACGACCACCTTGAGTGCCAGCAACGGACCCATGGACTTCAACATGGAGCTCACCAAGCACTTGACGCTGAAGCGccagaagcagcagcaacaaccacCCCAGCCGCCGACCAACAACACACATATCAATGCAACAGAAGCCAATCTGAGAACAAACCGAGGACCACCACCGCAACCGCCAAAG GCGACCAACTCGAGTGATTCCATCTTGGAGCGCATGAACATCCCCCGCACAGCGCCGACCCCCTCCTTCGCCGCCAACTCCAGCGTTAAAGCGGCATCGCCCACGCTTTCCGACAGCGGCAGCAACGGCAGCGGGAGTGGAGGTGGAAGTGGAAGCGTCAAGAGCAAGGCGGCCAACCTGAA ATCTCCGCCCGCGGTGGGCAGTGTCAATGGTCCTGTGTTCACCACCCAGCAGCATTTGGGCACAATGCGTGGTCCACTGCAGTTCCATGGCAGCGAATCCAGCCACAACACCAGCGCCGGCAGCATGCGATGTGCCCCCAACCCGCCAAAGT CCCGCCCATCGGTCAAGCCGCCACCACCGCCCACGCCTGCTCGCAGTTTCTCCAACAGCAATCTAAACAACATCGGAGGATCCACCCCATTCAGTGCGGTGAACACTGCTCTCATCCAGAGCTCGTCCACCACTTCACAGGCTCCTTCGCCGCCAATCACCCAGCCGCCATCCtcctccagcagcagcagcagcgtgGCTGCATTGCGCGACCAATTCCGAGGAGGCGCTGGCATGTCCAATGGGGCACCTTCGCCACCACTGCCGCCGACGCCTGCTCCCACCTCCAATTCTTCCTCGGCCACCGCCAGTCCCAAGTCCTTGCAGCGCGACAATGTCAAACCGATTATCCTAAATGGAGGTCCTCTCAATCCGCCGGCGCCACCACCACACCGCAGCTGCCCACCTCCGCCGCCTCCACAGCGACAGTCGAGCAAT CAGGACCGAGTGAGGCGCTGGATGTGCAAGACGCTGTACTCGATAAAGAAGATAATCCTCATAGAGCGCAGAGCGAAGCACGGTGGCCAGCCAGTCAAGGTTATCAAAATGCTGATGCTTAACAGCAAGCGCAAC AGTGGCTCCGGATCGGGATCGGCGCCAGTTCCACCGCAGCGTCACTCCTCCATCAGGCCCAACGCCCCATCGACGCCACCCACGCACATGGCCAACTCCTCGCACCAGTTTGGCAGCAGCTCGGGATTGTCgtcgggatcgggatcgggagGAGCAACTGCAGCCAGCGTGGGTCGCCTGGTCAACGACTTGGAGACCAAGTTCGGCAAGCGGTTCCACAACGTCACCGAGTTCCCCAAGCCGCCGCCGTTTctaaatatacaaaaagtCTATCCTAGTCGCACGTTTAAGGCCACCAATG CGACCGGAACCAGCAATgtgaacaacaacaacagcacgGTGGCCAGTAACAACAATACGACCACGAATCCCAATCCTGGAGCgtcaggaggaggaggaggaggagcaccGGCACCTCCAGTCCTGAAGCCGGCGTACGCACCACTGAAGAAGCACCGGGCACCGGCACCACCGCCTCAGGCGGGCGTGGCAGCCGCCACGGTGTCAGTCATCCGGCAGTCGAGTTTCCTCTACGGCGGAGCAGCAGGTGGTTCCGGGGGCTCCAGCAGCATACGACCGCAGTCCCAGCCGGCGGGAATTGGGCCACGCAACTCCACGGTCTACTGA
- the LOC119551086 gene encoding WAS/WASL-interacting protein family member 1 isoform X4 — MAIPPPPGPPPPPGPPPPPAMGGLKLGGKGGGGADPRSALLSSIQKGTKLKKTTTVDKSGPALSGKVCGEGGGGAGVGAGSKRTLNNNTSTSNHNNSSSSNGLGNGTPKLGGLFEGLSQMPKLKPVNGIRAAPSAGLTATSKSTTNSPAQQRSNSPPAATTTLSASNGPMDFNMELTKHLTLKRQKQQQQPPQPPTNNTHINATEANLRTNRGPPPQPPKATNSSDSILERMNIPRTAPTPSFAANSSVKAASPTLSDSGSNGSGSGGGSGSVKSKAANLNISLGNSFVNSSKTTTSASTTSLNFSQTYSMGSMRSLAPNKSTLFGSSGSSGSSSGSGSGGGYATVQKSSPPSTADSTPSVTPTPPPLQQPMKPAISFGKPNFAPKPPGLNQLALANGQQRPAVTRHHSMKSPRSPPAVGSVNGPVFTTQQHLGTMRGPLQFHGSESSHNTSAGSMRCAPNPPKSRPSVKPPPPPTPARSFSNSNLNNIGGSTPFSAVNTALIQSSSTTSQAPSPPITQPPSSSSSSSSVAALRDQFRGGAGMSNGAPSPPLPPTPAPTSNSSSATASPKSLQRDNVKPIILNGGPLNPPAPPPHRSCPPPPPPQRQSSNSGSGSGSAPVPPQRHSSIRPNAPSTPPTHMANSSHQFGSSSGLSSGSGSGGATAASVGRLVNDLETKFGKRFHNVTEFPKPPPFLNIQKVYPSRTFKATNATGTSNVNNNNSTVASNNNTTTNPNPGASGGGGGGAPAPPVLKPAYAPLKKHRAPAPPPQAGVAAATVSVIRQSSFLYGGAAGGSGGSSSIRPQSQPAGIGPRNSTVY; from the exons ATGGCTATACCGCCACCACCGGgaccaccgccgccgccagGACCTCCACCGCCGCCGGCGATGGGTGGCCTTAAACTGGGCGGCAagggaggaggaggagcagatCCGCGATCGGCCCTGCTCAGCTCGATCCAGAAGGGAACCAAGCTGAAGAAGACCACCACGGTGGACAAGAGTGGGCCGGCGCTGTCGGGCAAGGTGTGTGGAGAAGGCGGAGGTGGAGCGGGGGTGGGAGCTGGATCCAAGCGAACCCTCAACAACAacaccagcaccagcaaccACAACAATAGCAGTAGCAGCAATGGCCTTGGCAATGGAACCCCCAAATTGGGAGGCCTGTTCGAAGGTCTCTCTCAAATGCCAAAGCTGAAGCCCGTCAACGGCATTCGCG CAGCGCCATCCGCCGGTTTAACAGCAACATCGAAGTCCACAACGAACTCACCGGCTCAGCAGCGGAGCAATAGCCCACCAGCCGCGACGACCACCTTGAGTGCCAGCAACGGACCCATGGACTTCAACATGGAGCTCACCAAGCACTTGACGCTGAAGCGccagaagcagcagcaacaaccacCCCAGCCGCCGACCAACAACACACATATCAATGCAACAGAAGCCAATCTGAGAACAAACCGAGGACCACCACCGCAACCGCCAAAG GCGACCAACTCGAGTGATTCCATCTTGGAGCGCATGAACATCCCCCGCACAGCGCCGACCCCCTCCTTCGCCGCCAACTCCAGCGTTAAAGCGGCATCGCCCACGCTTTCCGACAGCGGCAGCAACGGCAGCGGGAGTGGAGGTGGAAGTGGAAGCGTCAAGAGCAAGGCGGCCAACCTGAA TATCTCGTTAGGCAATAGTTTTGTAAATAGTTCAAAAACAACAACGAGTGCCTCGACCACGTCCCTGAACTTCAGTCAAACGTACTCGATGGGATCGATGCGCAGTCTGGCGCCCAACAAATCCACATTGTTCGGTAGTAGCGGTTCAAGTGGTTCTAGTTCCGGGTCGGGTTCTGGTGGTGGATATGCAACAGTTCAGAAGTCCTCACCTCCGTCGACGGCCGACAGCACGCCCTCGGTGACGCCCACTCCGCCACCGCTGCAGCAGCCGATGAAGCCGGCCATCAGCTTCGGCAAGCCCAACTTTGCTCCGAAGCCACCGGGCCTCAATCAACTAGCGCTGGCCAACGGACAGCAGCGTCCGGCGGTGACCAGGCACCACAGCATGAAGTCGCCCAG ATCTCCGCCCGCGGTGGGCAGTGTCAATGGTCCTGTGTTCACCACCCAGCAGCATTTGGGCACAATGCGTGGTCCACTGCAGTTCCATGGCAGCGAATCCAGCCACAACACCAGCGCCGGCAGCATGCGATGTGCCCCCAACCCGCCAAAGT CCCGCCCATCGGTCAAGCCGCCACCACCGCCCACGCCTGCTCGCAGTTTCTCCAACAGCAATCTAAACAACATCGGAGGATCCACCCCATTCAGTGCGGTGAACACTGCTCTCATCCAGAGCTCGTCCACCACTTCACAGGCTCCTTCGCCGCCAATCACCCAGCCGCCATCCtcctccagcagcagcagcagcgtgGCTGCATTGCGCGACCAATTCCGAGGAGGCGCTGGCATGTCCAATGGGGCACCTTCGCCACCACTGCCGCCGACGCCTGCTCCCACCTCCAATTCTTCCTCGGCCACCGCCAGTCCCAAGTCCTTGCAGCGCGACAATGTCAAACCGATTATCCTAAATGGAGGTCCTCTCAATCCGCCGGCGCCACCACCACACCGCAGCTGCCCACCTCCGCCGCCTCCACAGCGACAGTCGAGCAAT AGTGGCTCCGGATCGGGATCGGCGCCAGTTCCACCGCAGCGTCACTCCTCCATCAGGCCCAACGCCCCATCGACGCCACCCACGCACATGGCCAACTCCTCGCACCAGTTTGGCAGCAGCTCGGGATTGTCgtcgggatcgggatcgggagGAGCAACTGCAGCCAGCGTGGGTCGCCTGGTCAACGACTTGGAGACCAAGTTCGGCAAGCGGTTCCACAACGTCACCGAGTTCCCCAAGCCGCCGCCGTTTctaaatatacaaaaagtCTATCCTAGTCGCACGTTTAAGGCCACCAATG CGACCGGAACCAGCAATgtgaacaacaacaacagcacgGTGGCCAGTAACAACAATACGACCACGAATCCCAATCCTGGAGCgtcaggaggaggaggaggaggagcaccGGCACCTCCAGTCCTGAAGCCGGCGTACGCACCACTGAAGAAGCACCGGGCACCGGCACCACCGCCTCAGGCGGGCGTGGCAGCCGCCACGGTGTCAGTCATCCGGCAGTCGAGTTTCCTCTACGGCGGAGCAGCAGGTGGTTCCGGGGGCTCCAGCAGCATACGACCGCAGTCCCAGCCGGCGGGAATTGGGCCACGCAACTCCACGGTCTACTGA
- the LOC119551086 gene encoding WAS/WASL-interacting protein family member 1 isoform X2, with protein MAIPPPPGPPPPPGPPPPPAMGGLKLGGKGGGGADPRSALLSSIQKGTKLKKTTTVDKSGPALSGKVCGEGGGGAGVGAGSKRTLNNNTSTSNHNNSSSSNGLGNGTPKLGGLFEGLSQMPKLKPVNGIRAAPSAGLTATSKSTTNSPAQQRSNSPPAATTTLSASNGPMDFNMELTKHLTLKRQKQQQQPPQPPTNNTHINATEANLRTNRGPPPQPPKATNSSDSILERMNIPRTAPTPSFAANSSVKAASPTLSDSGSNGSGSGGGSGSVKSKAANLNISLGNSFVNSSKTTTSASTTSLNFSQTYSMGSMRSLAPNKSTLFGSSGSSGSSSGSGSGGGYATVQKSSPPSTADSTPSVTPTPPPLQQPMKPAISFGKPNFAPKPPGLNQLALANGQQRPAVTRHHSMKSPRSPPAVGSVNGPVFTTQQHLGTMRGPLQFHGSESSHNTSAGSMRCAPNPPKSRPSVKPPPPPTPARSFSNSNLNNIGGSTPFSAVNTALIQSSSTTSQAPSPPITQPPSSSSSSSSVAALRDQFRGGAGMSNGAPSPPLPPTPAPTSNSSSATASPKSLQRDNVKPIILNGGPLNPPAPPPHRSCPPPPPPQRQSSNDRVRRWMCKTLYSIKKIILIERRAKHGGQPVKVIKMLMLNSKRNSGSGSGSAPVPPQRHSSIRPNAPSTPPTHMANSSHQFGSSSGLSSGSGSGGATAASVGRLVNDLETKFGKRFHNVTEFPKPPPFLNIQKVYPSRTFKATNATGTSNVNNNNSTVASNNNTTTNPNPGASGGGGGGAPAPPVLKPAYAPLKKHRAPAPPPQAGVAAATVSVIRQSSFLYGGAAGGSGGSSSIRPQSQPAGIGPRNSTVY; from the exons ATGGCTATACCGCCACCACCGGgaccaccgccgccgccagGACCTCCACCGCCGCCGGCGATGGGTGGCCTTAAACTGGGCGGCAagggaggaggaggagcagatCCGCGATCGGCCCTGCTCAGCTCGATCCAGAAGGGAACCAAGCTGAAGAAGACCACCACGGTGGACAAGAGTGGGCCGGCGCTGTCGGGCAAGGTGTGTGGAGAAGGCGGAGGTGGAGCGGGGGTGGGAGCTGGATCCAAGCGAACCCTCAACAACAacaccagcaccagcaaccACAACAATAGCAGTAGCAGCAATGGCCTTGGCAATGGAACCCCCAAATTGGGAGGCCTGTTCGAAGGTCTCTCTCAAATGCCAAAGCTGAAGCCCGTCAACGGCATTCGCG CAGCGCCATCCGCCGGTTTAACAGCAACATCGAAGTCCACAACGAACTCACCGGCTCAGCAGCGGAGCAATAGCCCACCAGCCGCGACGACCACCTTGAGTGCCAGCAACGGACCCATGGACTTCAACATGGAGCTCACCAAGCACTTGACGCTGAAGCGccagaagcagcagcaacaaccacCCCAGCCGCCGACCAACAACACACATATCAATGCAACAGAAGCCAATCTGAGAACAAACCGAGGACCACCACCGCAACCGCCAAAG GCGACCAACTCGAGTGATTCCATCTTGGAGCGCATGAACATCCCCCGCACAGCGCCGACCCCCTCCTTCGCCGCCAACTCCAGCGTTAAAGCGGCATCGCCCACGCTTTCCGACAGCGGCAGCAACGGCAGCGGGAGTGGAGGTGGAAGTGGAAGCGTCAAGAGCAAGGCGGCCAACCTGAA TATCTCGTTAGGCAATAGTTTTGTAAATAGTTCAAAAACAACAACGAGTGCCTCGACCACGTCCCTGAACTTCAGTCAAACGTACTCGATGGGATCGATGCGCAGTCTGGCGCCCAACAAATCCACATTGTTCGGTAGTAGCGGTTCAAGTGGTTCTAGTTCCGGGTCGGGTTCTGGTGGTGGATATGCAACAGTTCAGAAGTCCTCACCTCCGTCGACGGCCGACAGCACGCCCTCGGTGACGCCCACTCCGCCACCGCTGCAGCAGCCGATGAAGCCGGCCATCAGCTTCGGCAAGCCCAACTTTGCTCCGAAGCCACCGGGCCTCAATCAACTAGCGCTGGCCAACGGACAGCAGCGTCCGGCGGTGACCAGGCACCACAGCATGAAGTCGCCCAG ATCTCCGCCCGCGGTGGGCAGTGTCAATGGTCCTGTGTTCACCACCCAGCAGCATTTGGGCACAATGCGTGGTCCACTGCAGTTCCATGGCAGCGAATCCAGCCACAACACCAGCGCCGGCAGCATGCGATGTGCCCCCAACCCGCCAAAGT CCCGCCCATCGGTCAAGCCGCCACCACCGCCCACGCCTGCTCGCAGTTTCTCCAACAGCAATCTAAACAACATCGGAGGATCCACCCCATTCAGTGCGGTGAACACTGCTCTCATCCAGAGCTCGTCCACCACTTCACAGGCTCCTTCGCCGCCAATCACCCAGCCGCCATCCtcctccagcagcagcagcagcgtgGCTGCATTGCGCGACCAATTCCGAGGAGGCGCTGGCATGTCCAATGGGGCACCTTCGCCACCACTGCCGCCGACGCCTGCTCCCACCTCCAATTCTTCCTCGGCCACCGCCAGTCCCAAGTCCTTGCAGCGCGACAATGTCAAACCGATTATCCTAAATGGAGGTCCTCTCAATCCGCCGGCGCCACCACCACACCGCAGCTGCCCACCTCCGCCGCCTCCACAGCGACAGTCGAGCAAT GACCGAGTGAGGCGCTGGATGTGCAAGACGCTGTACTCGATAAAGAAGATAATCCTCATAGAGCGCAGAGCGAAGCACGGTGGCCAGCCAGTCAAGGTTATCAAAATGCTGATGCTTAACAGCAAGCGCAAC AGTGGCTCCGGATCGGGATCGGCGCCAGTTCCACCGCAGCGTCACTCCTCCATCAGGCCCAACGCCCCATCGACGCCACCCACGCACATGGCCAACTCCTCGCACCAGTTTGGCAGCAGCTCGGGATTGTCgtcgggatcgggatcgggagGAGCAACTGCAGCCAGCGTGGGTCGCCTGGTCAACGACTTGGAGACCAAGTTCGGCAAGCGGTTCCACAACGTCACCGAGTTCCCCAAGCCGCCGCCGTTTctaaatatacaaaaagtCTATCCTAGTCGCACGTTTAAGGCCACCAATG CGACCGGAACCAGCAATgtgaacaacaacaacagcacgGTGGCCAGTAACAACAATACGACCACGAATCCCAATCCTGGAGCgtcaggaggaggaggaggaggagcaccGGCACCTCCAGTCCTGAAGCCGGCGTACGCACCACTGAAGAAGCACCGGGCACCGGCACCACCGCCTCAGGCGGGCGTGGCAGCCGCCACGGTGTCAGTCATCCGGCAGTCGAGTTTCCTCTACGGCGGAGCAGCAGGTGGTTCCGGGGGCTCCAGCAGCATACGACCGCAGTCCCAGCCGGCGGGAATTGGGCCACGCAACTCCACGGTCTACTGA